The segment GGAAAAACTATGTTGCAAATTCATAGATTACTGACATGGGAACACACAACAAAAGGCTTTTTTTTAAGCAAAGACTAAATTCTTCTATTCAAGTTGTAAATCTAACAGCAGCTAAAGTTACTTCAAACAATGGGGCCTTTCAACACAAGACCTCCCTCCAAACACAAACAGGGGCTAAAGCATTAATCTCATTACACATGGCCATGGAGAGCTCCCCAGCAGCTCCAGCTCTGCAATGATCCCGATGAGGACAAAACAGCAAAACTAACTAGCAAATATTCCCCTTCAAGGGACCGCCATAATCTATAAAAGAGAAACAAGGGGACTTCTCCCCCAAAAGTATCTACATGTCATGAAGTCTCAGcatcctttcttctttctttctttctttctttctttcttccttttcttgttcttctcttttttttagcgGGATGTGGGTATGAAGTTTCAGTTATAGAAGCACAGGCTGCATTGCAGCGACATGGCGAGTCTGACAACTGGAGAACGAGGAAATGATAGGATGTACAAAATGGTGTCTACTTTTACGAAGCAACTCGGTGCCATTGCTGCGCAGAGTGCACACCATTTATCAGTATTTTCTCTTAGCCTGCGTTGCCTCCCATGTACAGTGAATTGTCATCAATTGGATAGTGGTGGGAAGTCTTCACTGTCCTTCAGACGGTATGGCTGACCATTCCTGTAAATTGTGCAGTGTGGGGTCAGGCATTGTAAATGCTGAAAACTGAGTGGAAAAGCTACAAAGTGGTAATATGAAGGAAAAAGAAGCTCATTTTCAAGCTGAACTAGCATGCTTTCATGGTTAGGTCCAACCGTGAAGCATGGATGGCTGCCATGCTATATTTCACAGTAAATACAAAGAAAGTCTTACAACTAGCACAACTGTATCATTTAGGTCCATGGATTTGATAATTGCACATCCCCAAACTTTGTCTAAATGAATATACATTAGTGAGTAAGATTAATGGTAAGCTAGTAAAATTTGTCCAAACACATCTGAAAAACCTTATCCAAATTCAAGGATACCAATTCTCTGTTGATTTACATGATAATCAGGCGGTCAATGGCGATTTAGATTGCCTGTCACATTATTTGAAGTTACCAATTAAGGACCGGACCTCCACTGGCTCAATTATATAAGTGTAGGGGTTATTCATGTGCAGTTGTCAAGACCAAGGACCTAAGTAACACATCCACAAAAGTTTAGGACCTATGGTGTAATTTACTCTTTGATGCTCAGCTGTGAACATCACATGACTATCTCAACGATTTTTGCAGAAACACGCACCTAGTAAAGAGCTTAAATTTGTCTAATTGTTGTAACATGGAAACGTCCATTAATTACATGTCCTTCCCATCAAATAGTTGTTATTGCTGTGGTCAACAGCATCATACTTACCTCATTCGGTTAGAACTTGTCCCAGTGTTTTTTGCTGTAGACATGGGGCTCACAGGTTCAGAAGCTTGATTGTTTGAAGCAGAATCTGATCTGCTAGCATGGTCTTTTGAGGTAACTTCTAAAGGCAATGTCCCCAAGGTCCCAAACTCAAGTTTACTGTCTTGTGGGTGTATAAAACCATTGCCATGAAAAGTATCCCTTCGAACCTGGGAAGATGGAGAATGTGTTGGTACCTTCAATGGATCCCTTGGAGACCGGGAAGATGGAGATGGTATTGGTATATTCAATGGAGATGGTATTCCATGATCATTTGCTCCAGGAACACATATCTGCAATGGTAGCTCGTGCCGAAATTCCTCCAAAGGTATCATATCTGCAGGCATATCCGTTCTGCCATAGTGGTGGAACTTTTGATGATTATTCGGATGAAGATGATTCCTTCCTCTTTCCCCACGTCCAGCAGGTGGCCTATCCTTGCGCATATTCTACAATTTCgaacaaaaaagacaaaattAGTAAGAAGCAAGACAAAGCAATCCAAACAATACAAATTTGATGCCTAACGTAGTAAAAGTGATGCAATTCTGCAGTAAAAACATAAGCATAATGGGGACATCTTCTAGATTATTGCATATATAAGAATAGTAACTCCAGTAACACGGTAAGAATAGTTGCTCCAAGCATTCACGTGTAGAGCATGTGGAATGAAAAAAAGAACACATGCAGAAATGCCAGATGCAGCTTATGCAAAAATGTTGCTTCAAGTTGCCGCATAAGAAGAAAGTGCAAGGAGGGAGCATACTGGATCAGGAAAGTAGGTGCCTGTTCCACGAGCCCTCATAACCATATGCTCATCTGTTTGATAAAATGGCCTCAACATAAAATAGCCAGGTGAATAAGGAGGACCAGGGACTGCTCCATTCGTACCAGAATATCCATATGGATTATTTCTGCCATGACCATTTGATGGGCGTGTGTTCCGATATTGTGCAGGTGGTGGCGGAAGCATTTGATAGTAAAACTGATTTGTTGGATTATCTTGTTGGCACCCTTGCGCATACAGAAGATTATTGAGATTTGTATCAAAATCTCCAGTGAGATCTGACACAATGTCATTGGTGGTACCGCTAGGTTGAGAATTCTCAGATGTAAAAATTGAATTAGATGTGGCCAGACCATCAACTAACCCAGCAGAAGAGGAGTAAGCATTATGCTCAAACAGTTGGGAACTTTCTGAAAATTCATTGCGATACTTAGCATCTTCAAAAGAGTGGTGATATCTGCCTGTAAACCGCTTTGTTGACATCCCACGGTGTGACAGGTTTGTGTCATCTGTAACATCAACCTTCTTACCATTTTCTGATTGGTAAAAGAGATGTGGGGCACCGTAACGTCTCCCAGATGGCAAGGTACATGTTTCACTAGCTGTTGGTGAAGCTTCACAGAAGTCACCACCATTCCTCATACTTACTGAATCAGTAGTTGCGTGACTTGTGGCATCAATATCTAGCAGCCCACCAGAAACAGACTTTATCTCCTTGTGTTCAGCCATATAGTTACATTCTTTTTGCTTTTTCGAGCCATGGTCATTGGAGCCTGAAAAGTTGATGTCACTAAACTGATTAGACAGATTACCACAGGAATTGCTGTACAAAGGTGAACTTCCGTTGTTGACTCTTTCCACATCTAAGTTCCATGACACAGAATCATTGGTACCATGATCAGTCATTAGATTATCATCAGAAGAGCTCACTAAAACATCTGGCCTTAACCCAGTGCAGTTTCTCTTTAATGTGTTCCTAAAAAACTGATTCACTTCATTGACAGTAGAACTGGCAGGCACTTGAAGAATCCTCCCAAGCTTTCGAGCACCAAAATCAAATGCACTGCGTATTCGGTAAAAGTTTCCTGCACAAAGAACAGTGCAATTAAACCAGACTGTTTAAATCAGCTTAAATATGGACAAAATAAACAGTAATTCAAAAGCTTAATGCACATAACAGCTGAGTACCACAAAAAACCTATTCCTGTATATCAAATGAAAAGCATAAATTCCCACGAACTAACAACAATTTAATGATATCAGTATCCATGATCAGGCCAGTGAGATGGCAGCAGTATttggcagggttcaaaaaaccgacagtaaccgagcaaaaatcgcgataaccgaCCATCTCggtccggttcggtttcagaaaccgaacggtaaccgaatttaaattcaaaaaa is part of the Phragmites australis chromosome 12, lpPhrAust1.1, whole genome shotgun sequence genome and harbors:
- the LOC133886747 gene encoding uncharacterized protein LOC133886747 isoform X3 — encoded protein: MAAPGRRPRFQVKLVKCLVQNIVVDISFNQIGGLCTLCFLEKVDNKFGKNHLFKRSIMLIKDWCYYESRILGAHHGLISTYALETLVLYIFHIFHKSLDGPLAVLYRFLDYYSKFDWDNKGISLFGPVSLSSLPELVTDPPDTHDDDFLPREEFLKECAETFSVPLRNSEKNARVFSRKFLNIVDPLNQSNNLGRSVSKGNFYRIRSAFDFGARKLGRILQVPASSTVNEVNQFFRNTLKRNCTGLRPDVLVSSSDDNLMTDHGTNDSVSWNLDVERVNNGSSPLYSNSCGNLSNQFSDINFSGSNDHGSKKQKECNYMAEHKEIKSVSGGLLDIDATSHATTDSVSMRNGGDFCEASPTASETCTLPSGRRYGAPHLFYQSENGKKVDVTDDTNLSHRGMSTKRFTGRYHHSFEDAKYRNEFSESSQLFEHNAYSSSAGLVDGLATSNSIFTSENSQPSGTTNDIVSDLTGDFDTNLNNLLYAQGCQQDNPTNQFYYQMLPPPPAQYRNTRPSNGHGRNNPYGYSGTNGAVPGPPYSPGYFMLRPFYQTDEHMVMRARGTGTYFPDPNMRKDRPPAGRGERGRNHLHPNNHQKFHHYGRTDMPADMIPLEEFRHELPLQICVPGANDHGIPSPLNIPIPSPSSRSPRDPLKVPTHSPSSQVRRDTFHGNGFIHPQDSKLEFGTLGTLPLEVTSKDHASRSDSASNNQASEPVSPMSTAKNTGTSSNRMRNGQPYRLKDSEDFPPLSN
- the LOC133886747 gene encoding uncharacterized protein LOC133886747 isoform X1 produces the protein MVDIDECSPVPEPVPAHPDPSSISPDAWRRFEGATLAVVSKIQPTVSSERLRAAVIDYVQRLFRFHAGCQVFPFGSVPLKTYLPDGDIDLTTFGSAASDENLANEVFVILESEERRKDSEFEVKDVQYINAQVKLVKCLVQNIVVDISFNQIGGLCTLCFLEKVDNKFGKNHLFKRSIMLIKDWCYYESRILGAHHGLISTYALETLVLYIFHIFHKSLDGPLAVLYRFLDYYSKFDWDNKGISLFGPVSLSSLPELVTDPPDTHDDDFLPREEFLKECAETFSVPLRNSEKNARVFSRKFLNIVDPLNQSNNLGRSVSKGNFYRIRSAFDFGARKLGRILQVPASSTVNEVNQFFRNTLKRNCTGLRPDVLVSSSDDNLMTDHGTNDSVSWNLDVERVNNGSSPLYSNSCGNLSNQFSDINFSGSNDHGSKKQKECNYMAEHKEIKSVSGGLLDIDATSHATTDSVSMRNGGDFCEASPTASETCTLPSGRRYGAPHLFYQSENGKKVDVTDDTNLSHRGMSTKRFTGRYHHSFEDAKYRNEFSESSQLFEHNAYSSSAGLVDGLATSNSIFTSENSQPSGTTNDIVSDLTGDFDTNLNNLLYAQGCQQDNPTNQFYYQMLPPPPAQYRNTRPSNGHGRNNPYGYSGTNGAVPGPPYSPGYFMLRPFYQTDEHMVMRARGTGTYFPDPNMRKDRPPAGRGERGRNHLHPNNHQKFHHYGRTDMPADMIPLEEFRHELPLQICVPGANDHGIPSPLNIPIPSPSSRSPRDPLKVPTHSPSSQVRRDTFHGNGFIHPQDSKLEFGTLGTLPLEVTSKDHASRSDSASNNQASEPVSPMSTAKNTGTSSNRMRNGQPYRLKDSEDFPPLSN
- the LOC133886747 gene encoding uncharacterized protein LOC133886747 isoform X2, which codes for MVDIDECSPVPEPVPAHPDPSSISPDAWRRFEGATLAVVSKIQPTVSSERLRAAVIDYVQRLFRFHAGCQVFPFGSVPLKTYLPDGDIDLTTFGSAASDENLANEVFVILESEERRKDSEFEVKDVQYINAQVKLVKCLVQNIVVDISFNQIGGLCTLCFLEKVDNKFGKNHLFKRSIMLIKDWCYYESRILGAHHGLISTYALETLVLYIFHIFHKSLDGPLAVLYRFLDYYSKFDWDNKGISLFGPVSLSSLPELVTDPPDTHDDDFLPREEFLKECAETFSVPLRNSEKNARVFSRKFLNIVDPLNQSNNLGRSVSKGNFYRIRSAFDFGARKLGRILQVPASSTVNEVNQFFRNTLKRNCTGLRPDVLVSSSDDNLMTDHGTNDSVSWNLDVERVNNGSSPLYSNSCGNLSNQFSDINFSGSNDHGSKKQKECNYMAEHKEIKSVSGGLLDIDATSHATTDSVSMRNGGDFCEASPTASETCTLPSGRRYGAPHLFYQSENGKKVDVTDDTNLSHRGMSTKRFTGRYHHSFEDAKYRNEFSESSQLFEHNAYSSSAGLVDGLATSNSIFTSENSQPSGTTNDIVSDLTGDFDTNLNNLLYAQGCQQDNPTNQFYYQMLPPPPAQYRNTRPSNGHGRNNPYGYSGTNGAVPGPPYSPGYFMLRPFYQTDEHMVMRARGTGTYFPDPNMRKDRPPAGRGERGRNHLHPNNHQKFHHYGRTDMPADMIPLEEFRHELPLQICVPGANDHGIPSPLNIPIPSPSSRSPRDPLKEWSAIPSEGQ